The window tgGTTCTTTTAGCTTTTCAGATTTTTTGGGGGGGTTTTTGAGATCCAAATGGGCCCTCAGTCTTTGATCGAGGGAAAATTTTCTCTTCCCAGTCTGTTGGAGATTTTAGAGCTCCGTTTGGACCTCGGAAAAAGGAGGGAAAGTGGGAGTATGGATTGAAATGAAATTGCTTTCCTGGATTATcagaatttgggattttttttttattttttttttttttgagatccAAATGGAGCCTTATGCCTTCGATTGAGGGGAAACTTTGAAGTTTTCTGATTTAATTTAGGTGTCTATATCCAGTATGTCAATGTGGGTAAGGTTTTAGGGTTCCGTGTGGTCTCGAGAGGGAAAATGGTCAATATTgattaaaattggatttattgCTTAAATGTTTGTGGGCATTTTGTGTTCTTTTTGTTGTTCAAATGGAGGCTTAAACTCCAATTGAGGGGACTAGGGTTGAATTGGATTCTATCTGTACACACAGATAAGTTTTGGTAGGGCTCTGTTTGGGTCTCAGGAAAGAGTGTGGAAAAAGGAGGGTAAATTGTGAAATTTGCTTTAAAATGGATTGCTTTCATGAACTGTTTTCTGAAATTTTGGGTTTCATTTAGATATTCTATGAGGAAGATGTGAGTTGTAGGATTGGAGTGTTACATGGTGTTTGGTTTTTCACATTGAAATACTCTTGAGGTTCTTTTTGAAGCTGTTTTCTGTGCATTAGcttctttttatttcaattaaggTGAAAATTTGAAGCTCTCCAGGTGAAAAATTCTATGTTCTCTTTTCGAATGATTGAATTCTATATAGGTTTGGTCATTTCCATTGAATGTTGAATATTGAAAAGAATGAAGGAATGAAAATGGGCTGAAAATGGTTGAGAAACATATTATTGTTGCATAGTTCcaagcattttcttttctttcctgaGAACCAAATGGAGTCTACAGAGAAAATTCGACAGATTCtatcatttttgaaattttgaagttgGTATATGTTCAGTTTGTGCTTGATGAAAGTCTAGTTCTTCAGTATTGCTCTTTCAGTTCTTTAGACAAAAATGGTGTCATTGATAGTAGAGTTTCTGCTTAGtctcaaatttggaaaaaaaaaaaaaaaaaaaaaaagaaagaaaggagagaaataaaagaaattttcccAAACGTAGGAGGATTTAGATTATAAATATGGTTTGGAATTACTTAGTTGAAAATGTAGGTAAGGTTCCGTTATGATTGTCACATACACCGTGTGCTAGACAGTTTAAATGATGGAGATGAGGAGTTCTGTTCATGCTTTTGCTATTAATGTGTCCTCTGGTCTAGGTATAGAATGTGTCTTATATGAAGTAGGATGGTTCAGGAAACTGGTTTGAATTGTGTTGAGTATGCCCCACAGGTGGAGATGACAAATGGAAAATCAGGGAAAAAAAACGTAAGTATAAAAGAGGGAACGTAGATAGATTAGATTCAGAATTTCGCAAATTGGTTTTGGATATATTTGTTGGTATAAATTTGGTTATGAAAGTTGGTCTCCAACATATTGTTTGTAGCAGTAGGTTCCGTCAGTTGTCTGAGGAAAACTGCATGAGGTTTCTCTTGTTCCAATTTCAACAGAGGGTGAGGGAAGTTTGTCATGGCTGAGGTTCAAGTATATATCTTGGGTGGGAAAGAGATGAAAAATTAAGATGCCCGTTCGACTAAAATTCTTGTAGAAATAGGGAGTTGGGTAGGGTATAtgatgatcatcaataaaaataagcaGTTGCAACTCTCAGAGATTATGATgaaatcaaaaaatcaaatgcaGCTACATCTTTTCTACAGAGTGTTGGCTCTGATGCAGGAATCCTTTCAGGCTAAGCTAATCTAAACTGATAGGTCCATAGTCATGATAAGCTGGGTACTTGATCATGAGGGTTGCCTTTGCCTTCTGTTTAGGTTGTTGTGCCCTTCTGCAACTAATCGAGTATGTTGTGGGTGTCTTAGGTTATGTAATTCACAGCATCAAAAGGCCCAGAAATAGAGACTAGAGTTAAAGGAGAGTATCATTTTTGAGGAATCTATGGGCCGCTCATGCTGTATGGGTGATTTATTCTTCATAGGAACTCCAGCTTTGTCCACACCCAGTGGCAGGAAAACTCTGGAACGCTGTTGTTCAAGTAGTTGTAACCTTGTTCAAGGGTTAATTTTTGAATATCATACAAGAAATCTTGCTTGGAGCTAGATTGAATCGGTTGGTAGTTAAAAGGAATTTAGCAGGTATCACAGAGAACCAGGCACAGGAATATGCCCTCTAACATGAAATTTGAGAGGTCGAGCCCTCCCTGATTCGATCCTTTCAGGATTTGCACAGACCCTCCACTACGGAAGGGGTCCGAAGAAACATTGCTTTGAGTTGCATATTTCTTTCTTAACTAAATAATCAACTATTTGATTGGTTTCTCTACAAAATTTAATGGCTTAACAAGATTGATTCACTCTTCACAATCTAGCATTAATCTCTAAATGCTcttatcaaattcttaattgaaATAAGAATATAGAACTTATTACAACGAGGGGATAACAATTTCAGAGTTTTGGTGGATCCATAGTCGCTTGCTGCCAGCATAACATACAGCTCGACAACTTATGAACAAATATAAGCAAAAACCAGTGTGATGAAAATGGAAGCTTGCATGCCTACAATTTTGCACTAAATAGTTTAGTATGCTCTAGTCTATGGACGATATCAATAATTGAACCAACAGTAGCGATGGCTGAAACTAGTAGTGAAACCATGCTCAAGCTCTGCAACATCATCCATTCACGGCTTCTTCTCTTCACCTTTGATTGGGACAGATGCATGGTCACTGGGAAATACACCGTCAATGGCCAAAATGAAATGGCTCCTAGAAAACCCAGAACTGCATTGAAGAATGGAAGCATCATAGCAATGGTTGTGGTCAGGATGATGAAAAGGGTGCGGAGAAGAAGCTTgcagagggtgaattggaagaGACATGGTCTGGGGAATGGAAGCTTTATTGTATAGACATGGAGAAAGAAGCTTGTAGGTGGCCATCTTGATGCTATCCACTTCTCATATACTGTAAAGATTGGTTGTGCAAATACCTGAAAAATAGTTAGATGATGAACATCCTTAGGAAATAAACTAggcacaaaaaataaattgcaaaTATTCAAAGTTCttaaaacaaacttttgttctagGATACAAAAGAAAGTTGTTTCTGAAAAACcgttttcaaaaaatgttttttaaaaacggttttctattttcaaaattatggaTAGGGGAAGGTGAAATGGAGTAGTACCTGGAAAGATCCACTTAAATGTATAATGACAGCAAAATTAGCAAGATCAACAAGCCAAAAGGGTTCATGGAATCCAGTAAGAACATTTCCAGGAGCATCATTTCCAAAGGCCATATAACCCATGACCCCAATGGACAGATAAAATGCTGTTGTCACTCCAATGCCATATAGTGTTGCTCTCTTCATTGTTTTGTTTTCTGCTGGAGGTGATTTCAATGTATCCTTcatatagatattaaaaaacaaGGTGTTAGCAATTATGCCGATTACTATATACAAACCCTTCATTTAAATATGGGAAACCatggagaaaaacaaaacaaagaaaaaaaaacaagaaagtagAGAATGgaaataaggaaaacaaaaaaaaaaaacaaaaaaaatgtttttagaaacatTTTAGGAAAATGGGTAATACTATTAATCAAACAATGCATCCACACGAGtagaaaatatagagaaaacaagatttttaatgtggtttgacaATCAATGCGATCCTTATAATCCTTACATCCATAGAGTGCATAAACACTCAAGAATACACTAATCAAAAGAAATGAGAAGGGTTAAAATGATGAAACTCTTGAAAAAACCTCTCAATTGTGACctcatactaaaaaaaaaaaaaactctaaaacatAAAATGGTCTTCAATCCCTGCGAGTTGATCGAATGGCTCGATCCCTACTAGCTCAACCCCTAGCATCTCGAGTAAAGcacaataaaactaatttaggtttcacaatccaacaaatacttcaaaaacataaaaaatatttgaaagaaattcACAAATGAATATGCTCATTGTTTTCACTTGCAAAAAATCAACATGCATTTTACTACCAAATAAGCCCTAAGACTCCTTCATTTTCACTTCAAGATCCAAACAAAGCTCAAGTAAAATACATTTCTCAGTATAAATCATAGTCCCCATTTCCCAAATGTACCTGAATTTCaatcaagatattggcaaaGGTGTAAGCAAAGGCAATGTTTCCCAGAGCTTGGAAAGATTGCCAAACTTTAGTGGATTGAGATATGTCATTTTTTCCCACATCCACTCCAGTTAAATTGCTGGCTTTCAAGTCATGGTGTGAAGCAAATTTCTCAATGCATAAATACAAGGCGATGAATGAGTAGCCAAATGACATTGTAGCTGCAACAACTGAAAGTATTGTTATTTTCTCAAGGCTTGGAAATTGAGACAATAAAATTTCTACTCCCCCATAAATTAGCATAAACAAATTCCCCGACACTTTGGCTTTGCAATCGGCATTTGGCTCCTTCTGGTGGAAACAATTCGTTCTTTTGATAGAACTAATACAACAAACAAACATAGAGCcagtgaaaatatattaattattgaacaataatcaataaaaaaaaaatccaattgaGTTCttatgacttaaaaacaagGTTATATAATTAAGAGGAACCCACATTTATATGGTGTTAAAAACTTTCTTGTCTATCCGATGTGAAATATTACAATCAACCTCTAATACAATTATGTTCTTAGTGTATCCCACGAGATTGTAGAACCAAATGGACATACACCCCTTACAAGGTCAAACAAACCTACATATTAGGGTCGGAGATCggttttgataccatttgtaataacCCACACCCAACCCTATTAGCATTGTCTACTTTGAACCCAACAGGTCCCTCACAACtataaaacacatttatatagTTAAgagtaaggatgaaaatattgataattacgaatatatcggtatttcgattttacgaatatattgaaaaaaaaatttgtaggtttaaaattgatcaaaactcatgaaaatataagtaaaacattatagaaatgtaattaaaaatataatagatattttaaatttattttattgaaaattttgatatatggatgatataatttatcatatttgatgataatattatatgtgttgataaaaaatataaattttataagtgtatatttattattaagttatataatattattttaaaataataatatgataacatgtttaattttaaaatataattaatattaaaattattatccaatttaatttaaatgtattcaacGATATagacttttgtttatttttactaGACTCAATAAGAAatactctaaaaaaatatataagataaaaaaatagatattttaaaaatatttttaaaaattataaattttataagtatacatttattattaagttgcataatattattttacaataataatatgataatatgtttaattttaaaatatatttaatagtaaaattaaaacctattttaatttaaatgtattcaattatatcaaataaataataaaacatgtatattttttttatttgataaatatatagattatatacaaaaaaggggaaaattatgtttttatattttttataataaattaattcaaatgcaaaaataaaataatctttagtGTTTATatacatacatttttatttttattttccattgtattttccctcaaacttttcaaaaatcaaacaaaagccCAGTATCTGCAATGCTATGACTCTCAATCTGAAGAATTTTGTATGATCATTTatgggattttaaaaatcaaCAGTATGTAGTATGAAATGTAATGATATAGAAGCCATGGCCTCGGACTTTTGCAGGTAGTAATTCAAAGAGAAGAAACTCACGCCATGCTTGTAGCAGCAGTTA is drawn from Vitis riparia cultivar Riparia Gloire de Montpellier isolate 1030 chromosome 18, EGFV_Vit.rip_1.0, whole genome shotgun sequence and contains these coding sequences:
- the LOC117906424 gene encoding amino acid permease 8-like, with protein sequence MDDDGRARTGTVWTAAAHAVAAVIGSGVLAVPWSVAQMGWLFGPLALFTFAVVTYYTARMLADCYRTPDPVHGSRNYTYSDAVRACLGTRYVYICGIIQYILLWGTMVGYVITAATSMASIKRTNCFHQKEPNADCKAKVSGNLFMLIYGGVEILLSQFPSLEKITILSVVAATMSFGYSFIALYLCIEKFASHHDLKASNLTGVDVGKNDISQSTKVWQSFQALGNIAFAYTFANILIEIQDTLKSPPAENKTMKRATLYGIGVTTAFYLSIGVMGYMAFGNDAPGNVLTGFHEPFWLVDLANFAVIIHLSGSFQVFAQPIFTVYEKWIASRWPPTSFFLHVYTIKLPFPRPCLFQFTLCKLLLRTLFIILTTTIAMMLPFFNAVLGFLGAISFWPLTVYFPVTMHLSQSKVKRRSREWMMLQSLSMVSLLVSAIATVGSIIDIVHRLEHTKLFSAKL